The sequence below is a genomic window from Providencia rettgeri.
TCCATCGATAATAGGAATATCACCAACAAATTGTGTTCGGTCAACAATCCACTCACTAAAGGATTCGACAGTAACATCAAGTGGGTCATCATTCGCTGCATCCATCGGAGGAACGATCCGGTCAACTGCGGAGTCTACAAAACCAATATGTTGGTCAACCCATTGATGTAATTCTTCCGGCAAATGAACCAACACATGTTGTTTTAATTGGCTAGTTCCCCTTACCATATTTTCACATGCAATTATATTGAGTGGCTGGTTATTTCCCTGCGATTTTCTATAAATTATGCCTTTAGCTATCGTTGACGCTATTTTTTCAAGTACTTGTGGCCCGACAGCAGTTGTAAGCATATCCGCTGTTGCAATAAACTCTATCGTTTTAGGGTCATTACTATTAACAGCGTGAATGTGTTGGACTTTCTCGATACGATTTTCCTGACCAACAACATGAACATTATAAGATTGCTGATGCGCGAGTTGGTCAATTAATGGCTGATTGACATCAGTAAAAGTTACTTGTGAATTTGCGTCTGCTAATAATTTACCAATAAAACCGCGGCCTATATTTCCTGCACCAAAATGAATGACTTTCATTATTATTCTCCTTATGCTGCACTTTGAGACGCTAAAATTTCGAGTACTTCCTGAACATCTTGGGTTTCACATAAACGCTCAATAACCCCATCTTCATCTAACGCGGAAGTAATTCGTGTGATAACTTCAATGTGCTCATTATTTTGTGCTGCAATACCAATAACTAAGCGGGCAATTTCATCAGGTTCTTCACCAAATTGTACGCCTTCAGGGTATTGGCAAATAACAATGCCGGTTTTTAATACACGATCTTTTGCTTCTATGGTGCCATGAGGAACAGCAATAGATTCACCTAGATAGGTTGAAGTCAGTTTTTCGCGAGCTAACATCGCCTCAATATAGTCAGGCTCAACATAGCCACCCTCAACTAATTTTTGCCCTGCAAATTGAATGGCTTGCGTTTTATTCTGTGCAGATAGGTTTAAATGAATATGCTTTGCACTCAATGTAAATATCGCATCATCATGATCTTCCATTTCATAGGATTCATCATTTGCTGCAATAATCGTTTGTTTAACCAGTCGTCCATCATTTGCTGCTTTAGGATTTTTTTT
It includes:
- a CDS encoding mannitol-1-phosphate 5-dehydrogenase, giving the protein MKVIHFGAGNIGRGFIGKLLADANSQVTFTDVNQPLIDQLAHQQSYNVHVVGQENRIEKVQHIHAVNSNDPKTIEFIATADMLTTAVGPQVLEKIASTIAKGIIYRKSQGNNQPLNIIACENMVRGTSQLKQHVLVHLPEELHQWVDQHIGFVDSAVDRIVPPMDAANDDPLDVTVESFSEWIVDRTQFVGDIPIIDGMELTNNLMAFVERKLFTLNTGHAMTAYLGQRYGYQTISEAIGDLRIYTVVKSAMQESGQVLIQRYGFDSQIHNQYIDKILSRFSNPYLKDDVSRVGRQPMRKLSSNDRLIKPLLGTLEYQLPNENLIIGIAAALHFRCEADPQANEMAKLVACKGIYQAVVELCGLEQYPEIIDRICTQYQLMMLNNK